A genomic region of Rhea pennata isolate bPtePen1 chromosome 14, bPtePen1.pri, whole genome shotgun sequence contains the following coding sequences:
- the LOC134146818 gene encoding rho GTPase-activating protein 24-like, giving the protein MFAENLPSRSLTGLTHPEDSQEANTVVSHVSGVQENAGCVPVENSNSFPSSSDLPANPASLQNHLANLKTMMSRQKAEYESKIASLEQRNRALQFEIKDMHSKLGQQQKESGSRLSADTSESENAILPHKVHGMKQLCPVHCTKVTVAVLTTVAHRAD; this is encoded by the exons ATGTTTGCAGAAAATCTTCCTTCAAGGTCTTTGACAGGACTTACCCACCCAGAAGACTCCCAAGAAGCTAACACAGTTGTGAGTCATGTTTCGGGGGTTCAGGAAAATGCGGGCTGTGTCCCAGTGGAGAACAGCAACAGCTTCCCTTCCTCCAGTGACTTGCCAGCAAATCCAGCTTCGCTGCAGAACCACCTGGCGAATCTAAAGACGATGATGTCCAGGCAGAAGGCAGAGTACGAATCTAAAATTGCAAG CCTGGAGCAGAGGAACAGAGCGCTGCAGTTTGAGATTAAGGATATGCACTCAAAACTGGGACAGCAGC aAAAGGAGAGTGGAAGCAGATTAAGCGCAGATACAAGTGAATCAGAAAATGCCATCTTACCCCACAAGGTTCATGGAATGAAGCAGCTCTGTCCCGTTCACTGCACGAAGGTCACTGTGGCAGTCCTGACGACCGTTGCTCATCGTGCTGACTAA